The following coding sequences lie in one Saimiri boliviensis isolate mSaiBol1 chromosome 6, mSaiBol1.pri, whole genome shotgun sequence genomic window:
- the TRIM6 gene encoding tripartite motif-containing protein 6 isoform X1: MTSTVLVDIQEEVTCPICLELLTEPLSLDCGHSFCQACITPNSRESGIGQEGERSCPVCQTSYQLGNLRPNRHLANIAGRLREVVLGAGKPPKAVLCADHGEKLQLFCKDDGKVICWLCERSEEHRGHHTFLMEEVAQEYQEKFQESLKKLKKEQQEAEKLTAFIREKRMTWKNQMEPERCRIQTEFNQLRNILDRAEQRELKKLEEEERKGLCIIEEAENDLVHQSQSLRELISDLERRCQGSTMELLQDARDVTERSEFWTLRKPEALPTRLRSMFRAPDLKKMLRMFRELTDVQSYWVDVTLNPHTANLNLVLAKNLRQVRFVGAKVSGPSCLEKHHDCSVLGSQHFSSGKHYWEVDVAKKTAWILGVCSNSVIPAFSFNQYAKNHTTYSRYQPQSGYWVIGLQHKHEYRAYEDSSPSLLLSMTVPPRRVGVFLDYEAGTVSFYNVTNNGFPIYTFSKYYFPTALCPYFNPCNCVIPMTLRRPNS; the protein is encoded by the exons ATGACTTCAACAGTACTGGTGGACATACAAGAAGAGGTGACCTGCCCCATCTGCCTGGAGCTCCTGACGGAACCCCTGAGCTTAGACTGTGGCCACAGCTTCTGCCAAGCCTGCATCACACCCAATAGCAGGGAATCAGGGATTGGTCAAGAAGGGGAAAGAAGCTGCCCTGTGTGCCAGACCAGCTACCAGCTTGGGAACCTGCGGCCTAACCgacacctggccaacatagcggggaggctcagagaggtggtgCTGGGCGCTGGGAAGCCGCCGAAAGCAGTTCTTTGTGCAGACCATGGAGAAAAGCTGCAGCTCTTCTGTAAAGATGATGGGAAGGTCATTTGCTGGCTTTGTGAACGGTCTGAGGAGCACCGTGGTCACCACACGTTCCTCATGGAGGAGGTTGCCCAGGAGTACCAG GAGAAGTTTCAGGAGTCTCTGAAGAAGCTGAAGAAAGAACAGCAAGAAGCTGAGAAGCTAACAGCTTTTATCAGAGAGAAGAGGATGACCTGGAAG AATCAGATGGAGCCTGAGAGATGCCGGATCCAGACAGAGTTTAATCAGCTGCGAAACATCCTAGACAGAGCGGAGCAGCGGGAGCTGAAAaagctggaggaggaagagaggaaagggctGTGTATTATAGAAGAGGCTGAGAATGACCTGGTCCACCAGAGCCAGTCGCTGAGAGAGCTCATCTCGGATCTGGAGCGTCGATGTCAGGGGTCAACAATGGAGCTGCTGCAG GATGCGAGAGATGTCACAGAAAG GAGTGAGTTCTGGACCCTGAGGAAGCCAGAAGCTCTCCCTACAAGGCTGAGAAGTATGTTTCGAGCCCCAGATCTGAAAAAGATGCTGCGAATGTTTAGAG AGCTGACAGATGTCCAAAGTTACTGGG TGGACGTGACTCTGAATCCGCACACAGCTAATTTAAATCTTGTCCTGGCTAAAAACCTTAGACAGGTGAGGTTTGTGGGAGCTAAAGTATCTGGACCTTCCTGTCTGGAAAAGCATCATGACTGTAGTGTCCTGGGCTCCCAGCACTTCTCCTCTGGAAAGCATTACTGGGAGGTAGATGTGGCTAAGAAGACTGCCTGGATCCTGGGAGTATGCAGCAATTCAGTGATACCTGCATTCTCTTTCAACCAGTATGCTAAAAATCACACTACTTATTCCAGATACCAGCCTCAGAGTGGATACTGGGTGATTGGGTTACAGCATAAACATGAATATAGGGCCTATGAGGAttcttccccttccctgctcCTCTCCATGACAGTGCCCCCTCGCCGTGTTGGGGTTTTCTTAGATTATGAGGCTGGCACTGTCTCCTTTTATAATGTCACAAACAATGGCTTCCCCATCTACACTTTCTCTAAATATTACTTTCCCACAGCTCTTTGTCCGTATTTTAATCCTTGCAACTGTGTGATTCCTATGACCCTGCGTCGTCCAAACTCTTGA
- the TRIM6 gene encoding tripartite motif-containing protein 6 isoform X2, translating to MTWKNQMEPERCRIQTEFNQLRNILDRAEQRELKKLEEEERKGLCIIEEAENDLVHQSQSLRELISDLERRCQGSTMELLQDARDVTERSEFWTLRKPEALPTRLRSMFRAPDLKKMLRMFRELTDVQSYWVDVTLNPHTANLNLVLAKNLRQVRFVGAKVSGPSCLEKHHDCSVLGSQHFSSGKHYWEVDVAKKTAWILGVCSNSVIPAFSFNQYAKNHTTYSRYQPQSGYWVIGLQHKHEYRAYEDSSPSLLLSMTVPPRRVGVFLDYEAGTVSFYNVTNNGFPIYTFSKYYFPTALCPYFNPCNCVIPMTLRRPNS from the exons ATGACCTGGAAG AATCAGATGGAGCCTGAGAGATGCCGGATCCAGACAGAGTTTAATCAGCTGCGAAACATCCTAGACAGAGCGGAGCAGCGGGAGCTGAAAaagctggaggaggaagagaggaaagggctGTGTATTATAGAAGAGGCTGAGAATGACCTGGTCCACCAGAGCCAGTCGCTGAGAGAGCTCATCTCGGATCTGGAGCGTCGATGTCAGGGGTCAACAATGGAGCTGCTGCAG GATGCGAGAGATGTCACAGAAAG GAGTGAGTTCTGGACCCTGAGGAAGCCAGAAGCTCTCCCTACAAGGCTGAGAAGTATGTTTCGAGCCCCAGATCTGAAAAAGATGCTGCGAATGTTTAGAG AGCTGACAGATGTCCAAAGTTACTGGG TGGACGTGACTCTGAATCCGCACACAGCTAATTTAAATCTTGTCCTGGCTAAAAACCTTAGACAGGTGAGGTTTGTGGGAGCTAAAGTATCTGGACCTTCCTGTCTGGAAAAGCATCATGACTGTAGTGTCCTGGGCTCCCAGCACTTCTCCTCTGGAAAGCATTACTGGGAGGTAGATGTGGCTAAGAAGACTGCCTGGATCCTGGGAGTATGCAGCAATTCAGTGATACCTGCATTCTCTTTCAACCAGTATGCTAAAAATCACACTACTTATTCCAGATACCAGCCTCAGAGTGGATACTGGGTGATTGGGTTACAGCATAAACATGAATATAGGGCCTATGAGGAttcttccccttccctgctcCTCTCCATGACAGTGCCCCCTCGCCGTGTTGGGGTTTTCTTAGATTATGAGGCTGGCACTGTCTCCTTTTATAATGTCACAAACAATGGCTTCCCCATCTACACTTTCTCTAAATATTACTTTCCCACAGCTCTTTGTCCGTATTTTAATCCTTGCAACTGTGTGATTCCTATGACCCTGCGTCGTCCAAACTCTTGA